The Chloroflexota bacterium sequence GGCTGGTGGTACAATCGTCGGGGTTTTGGTGTTATATGGCAATTACCAAACGCTCTCGAATAATATCGATTGGCCTTCGCTGGTTTCGATGGGTTCGCAAATTGGCATCGCGATTGCCAATACCCGTTTATACGAAGAAAGCCAACGCGAACGCCAACGGCTGGGCACGGTGATCGAATCGATCGCTGATGGCGTGGCAATTTGTAATGGCGTTGGCGAATTAATTTTGGCCAACGAGACCGCAGCGGGCTTGGTGGAAATTTCAATTCTGCCAACCTTAGCCACCAGCAGCGAATCGGGCGCACGCTACCTTGATGGCACGTTTGTCGAAGCTGATATGCTGCCATTTGCCCGCGCTTTGGCTGGCGAAGTGTTCCGCGATTATCGTTTAATTGTGCCAGGCAGCCAAGATCAAGATGTGGTGCTGAGCTTCAGCGGTGCACCGTTGCGTCGTTCAGTATTGATTGATAGTACTGAAACATCGTTTGATGGCGCAGTCATCGTGTTTCGCGATATTACTGAGCAACGCCGTTTGGAAGAGGCCAAGGATGAGTTTTTGGCGGTCGCTGCTCACGAACTGCGCTCACCACTGGCGGCAATCAAAGGCTACAGTGATTTGTTGCTGCGCCGCGAGTTGAAGCAAGCCAGCGAAGGCCGTGATTTGCGCGGCTTTATCACGCTGAGCCAACAAGTCAACATTATGGTGCAGTTGGTCGATAATTTGCTTGATGTTTCACGAATTGATGCTGAGCGCTATACGATTCAGCTTGATGCGGTTGATTTGGGTATCTTGCTTGATTCGGTTGTGATGCATGCACGCCAAACTGCCAACAATCATACCCTACACTTTGAGCAACTCAACCCTAGCGTCGTCTATGGCGATTCGCTAAAATTGCGCCAAGTTGCTACCAATTTTCTGACCAATGCAATTCGCTATAGCCCGCAACAAACCAACATTTGGGTCCAAGTGTTTAGCGATGAACAATTTGGCTATGTTCAAGTTGATGATCAAGGGCCAGGCATTCCACAAGGCCAACGCGAACGTTTGTTTGAACGCTACTACAGAGTACCGGGGATTCGTCGCACCGGATCAAGCACCGAAGGCTTGGGTTTAGGCTTGTATTTATGTCGCGAAATTATTACACTGCACAATGGGCGAATTTGGGTTGATAGCGCTCCGAGCGGCGGCGCACGCTTTTGCATCGCCATCCCGCGCTTTATTCCTGAAAAACATGAAACCAACACAACCCAAACCACCCTCGATCTTGATGCCTTTTTATTCTCGCCCCAACCAGGCCGGAGGAACGATGAATAGTAGTGTGATTGCAGTATTACGTCGCGTCGATATTTTTGCTGGGCTGAGCGACCTTGAGCTAAGCCAAATTGCTCAATTGTGCAAAGTTGCCAAGGCCAAAAAAGGCCAAATTATCTTCCGCGAAGATAGTGACGGCGACGATTTGTATGTGGTTCACGATGGTGCGGTGGAAATTCAAGTCCAAACCCGTGGCTCCGACGGTCAACATCGTTTATCAACGATCAACACCGCTTACGAAGGCCAAGCCTTTGGCGAAATTGCCATGCTTGGCGGCGGCAGTCGTTCGGCTACAGCGGTTGCTAGCATGAATCCAACTACCTTGTTAGTGATCAACGGGCCAGAACTTTCGACCCTCTGTGACACTAACACCGCGATTGGCTATCGGATTATGCGTAACTTTATCAACGATATGATCTACAAACTGCGCTCGGCCTCGTTGCTGCTGCGCGGGCATATCAAATGGCAAGATAATCAACTGAGTCAGATTGATTAGTCCAAGTTGATAGTTCGCCATCCTTTCGACCCTTCGTCGGAGGGAAATATGGGAGGTGTTGCTTTTCAAGGGTAGATTTGATCACCACCCTTCCGTCCCGCCTCAAGGCGGGAGACGCAGGGGGCTTTAATCCCCCTGCACCCCCTAAAAGTACAATTGATGATAACCAGTGGTTGATTGATAAACTTCAAACTGGGAGTTAATTCCTTATTCTTAGCGCTCTTCGCGTTCTTCGTGGTTTCCGTTACTTCACCTCCTTCGTGTAGCTTCGTGGCCTTCGTGGATCAAATCTGTGGTACGCAACTTGCGATAGTGCTCGGTAGATTACAATAGCCTGCTAGTTAACTAGTTTGATATGACGATTGATTTGGCATATGATCCATAATTAATAACCCAGCATAAAGAATGTTTTCTATGGCCTGCTCAAGACTTGCTCCTAGCATACTTAATACTGGAACATTAGGAAGCTTCCAATTAAGCCGATTAAATACCCATTGGCCCTGCATAATAGAACCATTCGACAACACAAAAAGCGATGCTTTACTCTGGGTTGGGTAGCTGACTTGGCCAATTGGGGCAAGCTGTAGGCGCGTGTGAAGGATGTAGGGATGCGTTTGCCAAATCGTTGCTTCTGTTAAGGCTCTCGCACAAGAGGGATCAATGGTAAGCTCAATCTCTGATGCAGTCCATTCAAATATACCAGCGAGTGTATCTGTCAATTCAAATGCCGTATCATGCCAAGGTGCAGTCGTGAAAGTATATCCTCCATAGGTTGTTAATATGGCCTCTGCCGCTGGAAACAGCGGATAGTGGTTCGTTGACAATGCAGTGAGCCATGGGGTAAGATCGCGATCAAGCGTAGGTTCCCAGTTAGAATCGGCCATAACCGTTTGAAGAACAGATGGAAACATAGATTTCGCTCCTAGGGATAATAATAATAAATTGCTTGTTCAATAAGCCTATTAAGCCCACCACTAAGCGTTTGACCAACGAGCCGCAACATTGGCTCCCGACTATGTTCCCCCGGAACCCCATAAAATTTCCCAAGTAGTATCAATCCATCGGCAGATAACAAGATTGTTGCATCGTTATCATAGGAACCAATAGGGCAAATCTGCCGTTGCTGCCGCTTAATGAATGGATGCTCAAGCCAATATGGAGCTGCATCATCATCACAGTGCTGTGCATTAGCTGGAATAAAATCTTCAAACAGCCGATTGCGATCAAAAATATAGGGAATTCTATGGTGATAATAGAGTGGGTTTTCATCTGCTGGAGGAACAGCGATCTGCGTTGTTAAACCTCCAAAGCTGGTCAAAAAGGCTTCAGCCAGCGGAAAACAGGGATAGTTCGCTTGTCGAATTGCCGCGATATGTGCCGAAGGATCAACCTGGCGCGTCGGAGTCCAGCCAAAAAGCTGGTAACAGGTCGCTGCGATCGGGGTTAACTGAATATTTAAGCTGTCATTAGGCATCAATTTCCCTCAATTTAATAAAGTAGCGCGTGGTTTTAGCATAGGCAACAACAAAAGGCTGTGAATGCTCAACTCGAACATTTTAATTTTTGAACTTGTTTAATCAGCCTCAAATGAATTAATCTCCTTCCCTGCTAGAATGTCACGAATATCGTCATGGCACTCAAAGAAATCGTGCATAACATCCATGAAAAACGCAACATCAATGGGATGGGCGGGAGGTGCATAGCGATCATGATAAAGACGATGAAACAGGTAAAAGCGAACCGCAATCAAAAATCGGCGCGTAAT is a genomic window containing:
- a CDS encoding histidine kinase, with protein sequence MTERSRQRGHQQLQTMRSKRIQARLLALSRVMNDIMNVDDPARLITAASAKLRQVLAVEAIAVWFYSPTSHRYLLSHFNNANHEDFSVDDREALSALQVRSGEALAGRVVSEGHAISARNADEYRSMFGALGRRREALFNRWRALLPISFQVTGFTLGGNGRPSGVIEFFSSKPNINANSAVWLQPTLDQLGSLLQLVRQQADARSQRRRLAALDAVVTAISTSSDLPDLLNVALLVVIEVVSANGGAICLASPGGRSMTLAAQHQLPQREALLLGSSQANSVLEDVVYYGQPTLRPVISTSDLGEDIMGRAAMPLLAGGTIVGVLVLYGNYQTLSNNIDWPSLVSMGSQIGIAIANTRLYEESQRERQRLGTVIESIADGVAICNGVGELILANETAAGLVEISILPTLATSSESGARYLDGTFVEADMLPFARALAGEVFRDYRLIVPGSQDQDVVLSFSGAPLRRSVLIDSTETSFDGAVIVFRDITEQRRLEEAKDEFLAVAAHELRSPLAAIKGYSDLLLRRELKQASEGRDLRGFITLSQQVNIMVQLVDNLLDVSRIDAERYTIQLDAVDLGILLDSVVMHARQTANNHTLHFEQLNPSVVYGDSLKLRQVATNFLTNAIRYSPQQTNIWVQVFSDEQFGYVQVDDQGPGIPQGQRERLFERYYRVPGIRRTGSSTEGLGLGLYLCREIITLHNGRIWVDSAPSGGARFCIAIPRFIPEKHETNTTQTTLDLDAFLFSPQPGRRNDE
- a CDS encoding cyclic nucleotide-binding domain-containing protein — encoded protein: MNSSVIAVLRRVDIFAGLSDLELSQIAQLCKVAKAKKGQIIFREDSDGDDLYVVHDGAVEIQVQTRGSDGQHRLSTINTAYEGQAFGEIAMLGGGSRSATAVASMNPTTLLVINGPELSTLCDTNTAIGYRIMRNFINDMIYKLRSASLLLRGHIKWQDNQLSQID
- a CDS encoding SUKH-3 domain-containing protein; the protein is MFPSVLQTVMADSNWEPTLDRDLTPWLTALSTNHYPLFPAAEAILTTYGGYTFTTAPWHDTAFELTDTLAGIFEWTASEIELTIDPSCARALTEATIWQTHPYILHTRLQLAPIGQVSYPTQSKASLFVLSNGSIMQGQWVFNRLNWKLPNVPVLSMLGASLEQAIENILYAGLLIMDHMPNQSSYQTS
- a CDS encoding SUKH-3 domain-containing protein, producing MPNDSLNIQLTPIAATCYQLFGWTPTRQVDPSAHIAAIRQANYPCFPLAEAFLTSFGGLTTQIAVPPADENPLYYHHRIPYIFDRNRLFEDFIPANAQHCDDDAAPYWLEHPFIKRQQRQICPIGSYDNDATILLSADGLILLGKFYGVPGEHSREPMLRLVGQTLSGGLNRLIEQAIYYYYP